The following coding sequences are from one Lolium rigidum isolate FL_2022 chromosome 6, APGP_CSIRO_Lrig_0.1, whole genome shotgun sequence window:
- the LOC124661314 gene encoding eukaryotic peptide chain release factor subunit 1-3, protein MSESQETDRNIEIWKIKKLIKALESARGNGTSMISLIMPPRDQVARVAKMLGDEYGTASNIKSRVNRQSVLGAITSAQQRLKLYNRVPPNGLVLYTGTIVTDDGKEKKVTIDFEPFKPINVSLYLCDNKFHTEALNELLESDDKFGFIVMDGNGTLFGTLSGNTREVLHKFTVDLPKKHGRGGQSALRFARLRMEKRHNYVRKTAELATQFFINPATSQPNVSGLILAGSADFKTELSQSDMFDQRLQVKILNVVDVSYGGENGFNQAIELSAEILANVKFIQEKKLIGKYFEEISQDTGKYVFGVDDTLKALEMGAVETLIVWENLDINRYALKHSVSGEIIVKHLNKEQEADQSNFRDAETNAELEVQEKISLLEWFANEYKKFGCSLEFVTNKSQEGSQFCRGFGGIGGMLRYQLDIRSFDEASDDEGLYEDSD, encoded by the coding sequence ATGTCTGAGAGCCAGGAAACTGATAGAAACATTGAAATCTGGAAGATTAAGAAGCTAATAAAGGCACTGGAATCAGCTAGAGGCAATGGCACAAGCATGATCTCTCTTATTATGCCTCCACGTGATCAGGTTGCTCGAGTGGCAAAGATGTTAGGCGATGAGTATGGTACTGCTTCAAATATTAAGAGTAGAGTGAATCGCCAATCTGTTTTGGGTGCCATCACCTCAGCTCAGCAGAGGCTGAAGCTCTATAACAGAGTTCCTCCCAATGGTTTGGTTCTCTACACTGGAACCATTGTTACTGATGATGGAAAGGAAAAGAAAGTTACCATTGACTTTGAGCCATTCAAGCCTATAAATGTGTCGCTGTACCTTTGTGATAACAAATTCCACACTGAGGCTTTAAATGAGCTCTTGGAATCTGATGACAAGTTTGGCTTCATTGTTATGGATGGTAACGGCACTCTTTTTGGCACACTGAGTGGAAATACCCGTGAGGTGCTTCACAAATTCACTGTTGATCTCCCAAAGAAGCATGGTAGAGGAGGGCAGTCAGCTTTACGTTTTGCTCGTCTTCGGATGGAAAAGCGTCATAACTATGTCCGAAAAACTGCTGAGCTTGCTACTCAGTTTTTCATCAATCCAGCTACAAGTCAGCCTAATGTCTCTGGACTAATTCTTGCTGGTTCTGCTGATTTCAAGACAGAGCTGAGCCAATCTGATATGTTTGATCAGAGACTTCAAGTTAAGATACTTAATGTGGTTGATGTTTCTTACGGTGGTGAGAATGGTTTCAACCAAGCTATTGAGTTGTCAGCTGAGATTCTAGCAAATGTGAAGTTCATACAGGAGAAGAAGTTAATTGGCAAGTATTTTGAAGAGATCAGTCAAGATACTGGAAAatatgtctttggtgttgatgacaCTCTGAAGGCTCTTGAAATGGGTGCTGTTGAGACTCTTATAGTGTGGGAGAATCTTGATATCAACAGATATGCGCTGAAGCACAGTGTCTCTGGGGAAATTATTGTCAAACATCTGAACAAAGAGCAGGAAGCGGACCAGAGTAATTTCCGCGATGCTGAGACTAATGCTGAGTTGGAAGTTCAGGAAAAAATCTCTTTGTTGGAATGGTTCGCTAACGAGTACAAGAAGTTTGGTTGCTCGCTTGAGTTTGTCACTAACAAATCACAGGAGGGATCTCAGTTCTGTAGAGGATTTGGTGGCATTGGTGGTATGCTGCGCTATCAGCTAGACATTCGGTCTTTTGATGAGGCTTCCGATGACGAGGGTTTGTACGAAGACTCTGATTAG